The Acidobacteriota bacterium genome window below encodes:
- a CDS encoding PIN domain-containing protein, with protein MRAPIAWLLDTNVVSEMMRPRPERRVERFLDRIAGQGIGLASITVWEIFNGIGRIEPGRRREDVAHRFEGVLDRLFQDRVFDWTAADARVCARIVEAKRRLGEPLDGHLPDAMLAGTANRHGLTVVTRNQRDFRNTGVVTVNPWTDAHP; from the coding sequence GTGAGGGCTCCCATAGCCTGGCTCCTCGACACGAACGTCGTTTCCGAAATGATGCGGCCTCGTCCGGAGCGGCGCGTCGAAAGGTTTCTCGACCGAATCGCCGGGCAGGGGATCGGACTTGCGTCCATCACCGTCTGGGAGATTTTCAACGGAATCGGACGAATCGAGCCCGGCCGGCGCCGGGAGGACGTTGCCCACCGGTTTGAAGGCGTTCTGGATCGCCTTTTTCAGGATCGAGTGTTCGATTGGACGGCCGCCGATGCCCGGGTCTGCGCCCGCATCGTGGAAGCCAAACGGCGGCTGGGCGAGCCGCTCGACGGGCATCTTCCCGATGCCATGTTGGCGGGCACGGCGAACCGCCACGGCCTGACCGTCGTCACCCGAAACCAGCGGGATTTTCGCAACACCGGCGTCGTTACGGTGAATCCATGGACGGACGCGCACCCGTAG